The genomic interval TATAAGTAAAACCGCTTTTGAGATTGCTCTAAAAGAATTACTTTAATCACAACTAATTAATAGACAATTATGACTTCTGTAATCATCCTGATTTTTATTATAGGATATCTTTCTATAACCCTTGAACATCCTCTTAAATTAGACAAAACTGTTCCTGCGCTCATTATGGCGTCACTTATTTGGGCTTTTTTAGCAGTTGGGTTTCACTATGGCTGGTATGATGTAATTGATACCCATGAACATGCCTGGAGTTACCTTACTGGAGGAGAGGCCGCAGAAGAAGGCTTCGAAAATACATTATTACATCACCTAGGAAAAACGGCAGAAATCCTAATTTTCCTAATAGGGGCAATGACTATTGTGGAAATTATAGATTTACACCGTGGTTTTGAAGTCTTAAAAGGAGCTGTAAGAACACGCAGCAAGAAAAAACTATTATGGATTATAGGTATTCTCGCATTTATATTATCTGCCATAATTGATAACCTTACAGCAACAATTGTATTAATTACTTTACTTCGTAAGCTTATTGTAAATCGGGATCAGCGTCTTTGGTTTGCGGCTATGGTTGTGATTGCTGCAAATGCAGGTGGAGCTTGGTCTCCTATAGGAGATGTAACAACTACTATGCTATGGATCGCAGATAATGTAACTGCTATGAAATTAATAGAATACGTTGTAATACCTTCTGTAATCTGTTTTGCTATTCCTTATTTTATAGCGATGTATCTACCAGCATTTAAAGGTGAAATTATAGTTGATACAGAAGAAGATGAAGAGGCAGAAAGATTACTAAGTAGTAAGACAATGTTATTTTTAGGACTGGGAATGATTGTATCTGTTCCTATTTTTAAAACATTAACACACCTCCCTCCATATATGGGGATGATGCTTGCTCTAGGGGTGGTTTGGTTAGTTTCTGAATATATTCATCCAGAAGAAGATTTTACTCAAGAGCGAAAGCATTTATATAGTGCGCATAAAGCGCTATCTCGTATTGAGATTTCAAGTATCCTATTCTTTCTAGGTATTTTAATGGCCGTTGCTGGTCTTGAAAGTTTGGTATATGGAGTTTCAGAAGCAGGAGATCCAGTAGGTACGTTAAGATACGTTGCAGAAATTTTAAATGAAGCAATTCCTAATCAAGATATTGTTGTTGTAATTCTTGGGGTTCTTTCGGCTATAATCGATAACGTACCACTCGTTGCAGCCTCTATGGGAATGTATGAAGCACCTACAGACAGTCTTTTATGGCATTTTATTGCTTACTCAGCAGGTACGGGTGGAAGTATGCTCATAATTGGTTCGGCCGCAGGTGTTGCTGCTATGGGTATGGAGAAGATAGATTTTATCTGGTACCTAAAGAAAATAACATGGCTAGCATTTATTGGATTTGCTGCAGGGGCATTGGCTTTTGTACTGCTTACAGGAGGAACAATGTAAATTCTATCTCGTACAATTTTATAAATTAAACATCGTTTCATACTAAAGTCTTAATAAACATAATATGGTGTATAACCTAATTCAACAGGGTTCTCAAGAAGGCGCAGAAATTCTAGCAACTGAAGAGCCAGTAGAACAAACCTTATCTATTATTGATCTACTTCTTACAGGAGGTACCGCTGGAATTATTATCATTCTGGTTCTCTTCGTATTACTTTTTGTAGCTATCTATATTTATTTTGAACGACTATTTGCAATAAAAGCAGCCTCACAAATAGATGGCAATTTTATGAACCAAATTCGAGATAATGTGGCCACAGGCAATATTGAGAGTGCAAAGATTTACTGTGCTCAAACCAATTCTCCAGTCTCTAGACTTACCGCAAAAGGAATATCTCGTATAGGAAGTCCTTTAGAGGATATAAATACAGCCATTGAAAATCAGGGTAAACTTGAAGTCTATAAATTGGAGCGTAATGTAAGTGTGCTTGCAACTATTGCTGGAGCAGCACCTATGATAGGTTTCTTAGGAACAGTAATAGGTATGGTACTTGCATTTCACACATTAGCAACTAGTTCTGGTCAGGCAGAGATGGGTACACTTGCAGAAGGAATCTACACAGCGATGACTACAACGGTGGCTGGACTCATCGTAGGAATCATCGCTTACATGGGCTATAATCACTTAGTAGTACGTACAGATAAGGTGGTTCATTCTATGGAGGCAAATGCAGTTGACTTTCTAGATTTATTAAACGAACCTAGCTAATATGAATCTCCGCGGAAGAAATAAAGTAAGCCCAGAGTTCAGTATGAGCAGCATGACAGATATTGTATTTCTGTTATTAGTGTTTTTCCTACTTACATCTCCTGCCATCACTCCAGATGCTTTAGATTTAATTCTACCAAAAGCAAAAGGAAAGACCAGTAACAAGCAAAATTTATCTGTAAGCATCACTAAAGATTTAGATTACTACGTCAATAAAGAACGAGTAAGTGAGAATACTATTGAAAGTACAATCACAAATGCTTTATCTAGCGTAGAAGAACCTACAATCATCTTAAGGGCAGAAGAAGGTGTTCCTATTGAAAATGCTGTAAAAATCATGGATATTGCAAATCGCAATAAGTACAAAATAGTATTAGCTGTAAGGCCTAATTAATGCAATAAATGTGTTGTTAATTTTGGTTTGCTCGCTTTCGCTAAATCATAATTAATTCGCATACTGCATCTTGATTATATAATATGACGACAGTTTATATCGTTTTATAACTTTCAATCTTTATCAAATTGCCATATTTAGACACCATACACAAGCGTAAATCATTCACGATAAGCAGCGTTATTATGATGCTTATCTTATTGTTAATGTTCTTTGTGGGAATGAATTATATGGATCCACCAGAAGAAGGTGGAATTGCTGTAAATTTTGGAACTTCAAGTGTAGGTTCTGGAGCTATACAACCTATAAAACAAGTTGCCTCTGCCCCAAAAAATACAGCTCCACAGCCTAAACTTACCCAGACGCAACCTGAAATTAAGGATGAAGTAGTTACTCAAGACATAGAAGATGCACCAGTAATAGAGAAAAAGCCAAAAGTAAATCCAAAACCT from Dokdonia sp. Hel_I_53 carries:
- a CDS encoding MotA/TolQ/ExbB proton channel family protein — protein: MVYNLIQQGSQEGAEILATEEPVEQTLSIIDLLLTGGTAGIIIILVLFVLLFVAIYIYFERLFAIKAASQIDGNFMNQIRDNVATGNIESAKIYCAQTNSPVSRLTAKGISRIGSPLEDINTAIENQGKLEVYKLERNVSVLATIAGAAPMIGFLGTVIGMVLAFHTLATSSGQAEMGTLAEGIYTAMTTTVAGLIVGIIAYMGYNHLVVRTDKVVHSMEANAVDFLDLLNEPS
- the nhaD gene encoding sodium:proton antiporter NhaD gives rise to the protein MTSVIILIFIIGYLSITLEHPLKLDKTVPALIMASLIWAFLAVGFHYGWYDVIDTHEHAWSYLTGGEAAEEGFENTLLHHLGKTAEILIFLIGAMTIVEIIDLHRGFEVLKGAVRTRSKKKLLWIIGILAFILSAIIDNLTATIVLITLLRKLIVNRDQRLWFAAMVVIAANAGGAWSPIGDVTTTMLWIADNVTAMKLIEYVVIPSVICFAIPYFIAMYLPAFKGEIIVDTEEDEEAERLLSSKTMLFLGLGMIVSVPIFKTLTHLPPYMGMMLALGVVWLVSEYIHPEEDFTQERKHLYSAHKALSRIEISSILFFLGILMAVAGLESLVYGVSEAGDPVGTLRYVAEILNEAIPNQDIVVVILGVLSAIIDNVPLVAASMGMYEAPTDSLLWHFIAYSAGTGGSMLIIGSAAGVAAMGMEKIDFIWYLKKITWLAFIGFAAGALAFVLLTGGTM
- a CDS encoding ExbD/TolR family protein; translation: MNLRGRNKVSPEFSMSSMTDIVFLLLVFFLLTSPAITPDALDLILPKAKGKTSNKQNLSVSITKDLDYYVNKERVSENTIESTITNALSSVEEPTIILRAEEGVPIENAVKIMDIANRNKYKIVLAVRPN